The genomic DNA AGAAAATCTCCATGATCATTATTTTTAGAAATAGAAAAAGCAATTGGTCCAAATAAACTTTCATAAGTAAGTGCAATTCCTACACCTTGTAAGTAATCTTGCCATAACTCTTTCTTTTCTGGGTAAGAAGGAATACCTACTTCATTAAAAGTACCAATATTCCAATGTCCACTTAAATAAAGATTTGGTTGAATTTTATATTCTAATCCTAATTTTCCAATAAAAAATTGATCTACCAATTTTTGTTGGAATGCCAGTCCATAAAATGCAAATTCTCTTTGTTTGAAGTTTCCTTTTGTTCCACCTATTCTAAGATATCTATCTTTTGAAGAATTATGATCTCCAGAAATCACTCCACCAGAAAAACCATACTGGAAAATAAATTTTTTGTTAATTGGAATAAACCCATCTAACATATATGTAGGTCCATAAAAGTTAGATTTAGATTTATTAAAACTTCCTTCCCACGAATATTCAAATAGCCCTTTAACACCAGATTCAGGATGATTATTGATTTCCTCTAGTGTATCATAAGACATTCTAACAAAAGCACCATTGTAATTTTTATTATAATTGATAGAGCTATCTTTCAAAGAACCTGTTTTTTGCCTAAGTTTAGTGTACATAGTATTAATACCATAAGATAAAATAAGTTTATTGTTATATTGAGTTAAAACTCCAGTTTCAAACATAGCATTTTTAACAATGGAATCTGATATTTTTTTATTTCCATTATATAAAAATAATGGATTTTCATTATAGGATAGATTTGCAAACAAACCAATTTTATTAGAGTAACCATAATATATAAAATTTTTAAAAGTAACACCTAAATAATCTCCAACTTTTAGATTAAGAAGAGAATTATTACCTATAGTTCCAAAGTTAGTTATATTAGTTCCAACATTAAAAGTTGTTCCATATCCTGTTAAATAATTTACTCCAACACCAATAGAGTTAGTAGGATTCATATTGGCATCTACATAAAGGGTATCGCCAATAATTTGATAGTAAACAGAATCAATTAGATCATTCCCATAAACTTTCATCATATATTCTTCTAGTTGTGTAGGTGTTAAGTCACGATTTTTAGCATTATCTAAAATGCTATTTATTATATTTTTATCTTTTTGAGAAAGTTTGTGGGTATATTCTATATTTTTAATAACAATATCTTTTGATTTTAAAGGAAGTTTATTAGGTTTATAATTAGGACAAGATAAATCTTTTAAAAGAGCTTCTTGCTCAAAAGTTGCCTCTTCTCCTAATACAATAAATTCTTTACCTTTATCTAAGTCAGTTGCAGAATATTCTAAAATATCTGGTGTAATAAGTATTGTAGCAAGCTCTTGTTGCTCTTTAGTAGAAGAAGAACTTTGGATTGTTACAAGTTGATTTAGTACACTTATTATATTATAGTCTTTTTTGTCTTTTACTTCATTTCCAACATCTGAACCAATAACGATATCAGCTCCCATATTAATAGCATCAATTACAGGAAAATTTCTAGTTATAAGACCATCAACATAGAGTTTTCCATCTATTTCTACTGGATCAAAAACTGTAGGAATAGCAATACTAGCTGTAATAGCTTTAGCTAAATCTCCACTATCAAGAGCTACAGCTTTTCCAGAATTTAGATCTGTAGCTATAACTCGTAAAGGAATAGGAAGATCGTTAAAGTTTGTTATTCCTTCTACATTACTTAAAAGTTTTTTTAACTCAAAATAAATCATTTGAGTATTTCCAAATCCTTTAGGTAAAGAAAAATTAAATTTATTATCATATCTAATTGAGAGCATATATTTTTTATCTACAACTTTTTTTTCAAGAGGAATTTTACTTTGCATAAAAGTACCATTTACAAAACTATCCCAATCATTTTGACTGAGAATAGCTTCTATTTGGTCTGGAGTATAACCAATAGAATAAAGAGCACCAACTACAGCTCCCATACTAGTTCCAGTTATATAATCTGGTTTTATATGTAATTCTTCTAATGCCTTTAAAACACCTATATGTGCTAGTCCTTTTGCACCACCACCACTGAGGGCAAGTCCTATTTTTATATCTTTAATATTAGATTGTATTTTTTTATGCTTTATTTCTTCTAATTGTTTAATTTTATCTTGTAACAAGATTATTTGTTTTTTTAATTTATTAATTTCCATATCTTCTTTAGCAGTTGATGGTAGAGTTTTTCCATAGGTTAGATAACTACTAAATAAAATTAATATAAGAAAAATAGAAATAGTATATCTTTTTTTCATTTGTCCTCCCGAGAATAGAATGTAAGTTTGTATAATATATTATTTAGGTAAAAATACTATGTTTAAAACAAAATTACAAGTAATAATATTATAACATAAAATGTATAAAAAAACATTACTAGAGGAAATAAAAAGTTTATATAAATTGCCTATACAGTAATGATATGGTATAATTTTCTAAGAGAAAATATTAATTGAGGTGACGAAATGATAATAGGAATAATCGGAGCAATGAATGAAGAAATAATAGAGTTAAAATCTGTAATGAAAGAGATTTCAGAAGAAAATATCGGAAATCTTTTATTCTATAAAGGAATATTAGAAGGAAAAAATGTAGTTTTAGTAGAAAGTGGAATAGGGAAAGTAAATGCTGCTATCTGTGCTACTATAATGAAAGAGCACTTTGATGTGGATAAGATCTTATTTACCGGAGTTGCAGGTGGTGTAAATCCAGATATAAATATAGGGGATATAGTAATTGGAGAAGACCTAGTAGAACACGATGTTGATTGTACAACATTTGGATATGAGTTAGGACAAATACCTAGAATGAAAACTCTTAGTTTTAAAGGCGATGATAACTTAGTAGCGATAGCTTATGACACTGCAGTAGAAAAATTTGGAAATTCAAAAGTTTGGAAAGGTAGAATTGTAAGTGGAGATCAATTTATTGCTTCAAATGAAAAAATAAAATGGTTAAGAGACACATTTAACGCTTACTGTACTGAGATGGAAGGAGCGTCAGTTGCACATGTTTGTTACACTCTAAATGTTCCTTTCGTAATTATAAGAGCAATTTCTGATAAAGCTAATCATGAAGCAAATGTTGACTATGGAGAATTTGTTAAAGTAGCAGCAAAAAATTCTAAGACTATAGTAGAGGGAATATTAAGAAAAATATAAGGTGGAGATAAAATGGATATGAATTCATTATTAGATGAACTTTACTCTTATTCAATGCATGGAATAAAATTAGGGCTAGAAAATATTAAAGTTTTATGTGAAAGTTTAGGCAATCCACAAAATGATTATAAAATAGTTCACATAGCAGGAACTAATGGAAAAGGGTCTACAGCTAGTACTCTTTCAACTATATTGTTAGAAGCTGGTTATAAAGTTGGAAAATATACTTCTCCTCATATTTTAAAATTTAATGAGAGAATAAGATTTGGAAATAATGATATTTCTGATGAAAATATAGTTAAATATTATGAAATATTAAAGAATGTAATTAAAAAAACAGGGATAAAACCAACTTTTTTTGAAGTGACTACTGCTATGATGTTTAAGTATTTTTCAGATATGAAAGCAGATTATGTTGTGTTAGAAACTGGTATGGGTGGAAGGTTTGATGCTACTAATATAGCTGATGCTGATATATGTATAATCACAAACGTGAGTTTTGATCATATGGAGTATTTAGGTGATACTATATATAAAATAGCTAAAGAAAAAGCTGGAATTATAAAAAAATGTGAAAATGTTATAATTGCAGATAATAATTCTGAATTTTTAAAAGCTATTTATGAAGTTTGTAAAGATCCTATTAATGTATTAGAAAAATATAAGAAATCAACTAGCACACTTAATTTTGAGGATTTTACAACAGAGATTACAATTGATAACAACAGATATAAGTTTTCACTATTTGGAAATTATCAGGTGAAAAACTTTTTATGTGCATATGAGGCTGCAAAATTATTAAGTATAGATGAAAATATAATAAAACAAGCAGCTAATAAAGTTGTTTGGCAGTGTAGATTTGAAAAAATTAATGATAATCCGTTAGTTGTTTTAGATGGAGCTCACAATATTGATGGTATGAAAGAGTTAGTTCAAATAGTCAAGCAAAAATATTTGCCTACTGAAGTTGTAGCTATTGCTTCTATCTTAAAAGATAAAGAGGTAAAGGCAATGTTAAAATTATTAAAATCAACAGCAAATAATATAATTTTAACATCATTAGAAGAAAATCAAAGAGGATTATCAGGAAATGAGTTGTTAACTTATACAGATGATAAAGATGGTTTCTTAGTAGAAAATGATATATTGAAAGCCTTTGATTTAGCTAAAAAAATGAGTAAAAAATTAATAATAGTATGCGGTTCTTTTTATACATTAAGTAAGTTTAAAGAGGCAATTTATGAAAAGAAAATTTAGTATTATTAAATTTTTAATTTGTTTAGTTGCTTTAGGTGTTTTTAGTTGGTATGAATCACAACTTTATAAAAAATATATGTTTGAAGAGAATATAAGAAAAAATGCTATTAAAGTAAATACTCAGAAGATTGAAGATGCTTTTTTATTGAGAGAAAAAGATTTTTATTTAGATAAAAATTATATAGAAAAGTATAAAAATATGATACAAATTGAAAAACTTGAAGAAGAATCTTTAAGTGGAGGTGAAGAAGTAATTGAACAGGTTACAGGTATATAATGAAAATGTGACTTTAAGAGATATTGTAACTCACCTAAATTTAGATGTAATTTATGAGGGGAATTTAGATTTAAAAATAAAAATACCAAGTATATATCAAATAGGATATGAACTTATTGGATTTTTCGAAGTTGGAGAAGAACTGACAACTTATATTCATATCTATGGAAGAAAAGAATCACGTTATTTAGCAAGATTTACTCCAGAAGAAAGAGAAAAAATATTTGATAATTATTTTAAATATGGCTTTCCAGCTTTAATAATCACAAATGAAAGCATTATTTTTCCAGAAATGATAGAATGTGCTAAAAAGCATAATAAAACAGTTCTAAAAAGTCATATGCGTACATCTGCTACTATTAGAGAAGCTAAGTTTTTTCTCTCTAAAGAACTAGCACAAGAAAAAATGTTAGATGGTTATGTATGTCTTGATGTTATGGGTATAGGAATTTTAATTACTGGATATGAAGATGCAAAATTAGGTGTGACAATTGAGTTATTAGAAAGAGGGCATAGACTTATAACAGATAACCATTTGATAATAAAAAGAATGGCTGAAAATGATTTAGAAGGGTATAATTTTTTTGATAAATCAACAATGGATAGTCATTTCTTTTTAGATAATCCAAAAGATGGTAGCAAAATAGACGTTACAACTCTTTTTGGAATTAAAGCAACTAGAAAAATGAAACGCATTGATATGTTAATAGTTCTTGAAGAGTGGGATGAGAAAAAGTTTTACGATAGATTAGGTTTAGATGAGGTAACAGAAGAGTTTTTAGGAGAAAATATTCCTAAACTTACCATTCCAGTTAGAAAAGGAAGAAATTTAGCAATTATAGTTGAAACAGCAGCATTAAACTATAGATTAAAGGCGATGGGATTAAACTCTGCTAGATATTTTATGAAACAGTCTCAAATGCTAATAATGAAAAATAAAAAAAAGCAAGGAGAAAGAAATATGAATGGAGATAAACTACTTTCAGTTATGCAGTTAAAACGTCAATTTAATTTGAAAGTTTTATCTGGAGAAGATAGGTTAGAAGAAACATATATAAAGACAACAAGTATTCATAGACCATCCTTAGCATTAGCTGGATATGTTGAAAATTATAAAGATGAAGCATACAATGGAGTACAAATTTTTTCAAAAGCTGAATTTAAATATTTAGATACATTACCAGAAGAGATGCGAATAAAAAATATAAGTAATTATTTACAGTTTAAGCTACCGGTTCTTGTATTGACTGCTGATGTAGAAGTTCCTTCTTATTTTTTAAATTTAGTAAAAGAAAATAATACTATTTTATGTAGAAGTTCATACAAAAAAGCATCTCAAGTAATAGCAAATTTTAATAGCTTTTTAGAGACATATTTTACTCCGAGTATTTCAGTTCATGGCGTATTTGTAGAACTCTATGGATTTGGAGTTTTACTTACAGGAAAAAGTGGAGTTGGAAAAAGTGAAACAGCTTTAGAACTTATCCATAGAGGACATAGATTAATAGCAGATGATCTTGTAAAATTTGTAAAAGATACAAGTGGAGATATTATGGGAACTGCAGCTAATTTACCATACTTTATGGAAATACGAGGTTTAGGAATAATAGATATAAAAACTCTGTATGGATTAGGGGCTGTAAGAATAAATAAAAAGTTAGATATAGTTATTGAGTTAAAGGAACAGGAAAGAGAAGATGTATATTTAACAGCGGTAGATTATCAAACAAGCTCTACAGAGATAATAGGAAAAGATGTGCCTAAAATGGTACTTTATATATCATCTGGAAGAAATGCAGCTGCTATGGTTGAAATAGCTGTAATGAATTTAATGGCAACAAAACTAGGACATGATCCTGAAAAATTATATAAAGAAGGATTAAAAAGAATGACTGAAGAAGAAAGAGAAGTTTTAGGAGTAGATGGGGAGGAATCATGAATAGTTTTCAGGAAATAAAAGAGCAAATAGATAATAGCAAAAGTATTATTGTAACAGCCCATATAAATCCAGATGGAGATGCCATAGGAGCTGGATTAGCAATGACTCTAGCATTAAAAAAATATGGTAAAGATGTAAGATTTGTATTACAAGATAAAAATCCTGATACTACAAATTTTTTACAAGGAATAGAATTAGTAGAAAAATATGATAAGAATAAATCTTATGAAAATGATTTAACAATTTGTGTTGATTGTGCTACTAAGGAAAGATTAGGAGAAACACAATCGTTATTAGAAAATAAAAAAAGTATTAATTTTGATCATCATATAAGTAATACTTTGTATGCAGATTTAAATTGTGTAAAAAATATATCATCAACTAGTGAGTTAGTTTATAATTTTTTAAAGGATTCTGATATGGAGTTAGATAAGTCAATAGGAGAAGCTCTCTATACAGGCTTAGTAAATGATACAGGAAACTTTCAACATGATAATGTGACAGAAAATACCTTTAAAATGGCAGCGGATTTAAAAAAATTAGGTATAAAAAATTCAAAAATAGTAAGAGAATTTATGAATACTAAAACATTAGCTGCTATAAAACTTATGGGAAAAGCTATGTTTGATATGAAGTTTGATGAAAATAAAAAGCTTGCATATTATTTTATGACTAGAGAAGATCTAGATATGTATAACGGTAGAAAAGAGGATACCGAAGGAATAGTAGAAAAATTACTTTCTTTAGATAAAGCAGAAGTTTCTTTGTTTTTAAGAGAAGATACCAAAGGTGTAATAAAAGGTAGTATGAGAAGTAAACATGATATAGATGTAAATAAAATAGCAGCTATATTTAATGGTGGGGGACATACTAAAGCAGCAGGTTTTACTAGCAATTTTACCGGAGATAAAATAATAGAGATTGTACTTGAAAATTTATAGGTGAAAGATATGAAAAAATTGGTTTTTTTTATACTTTTATGCATCTGTTTAATAGGTTGTAATAGACTTGAAAGTAAAGTTGAAAGAAATAATAAATTGAATAAAATAAAAAATTATGATATTTCTAAAGAAAATATATCACCTAGAAGAAGAATAGCAATTGGTAATATAAAAAATTACTCTAGATTTGGGACTCAAAGAACTGATACTATTGTAAAAAATATATTAGTAGCAGAACTATCAAAGACAGGAAGGTTTAATATTTTAAAAAGGAGTGAATTAAATTCGATATTAGAAGAATTAGCTTTTTCCAAAACTTATAGTTTGAATGATATAGTAGCTAAACAAAAATTTTTAAATGCTGATTATATAATAACAGGTGATGTAATAAAATATGAGATAAATACTTTAGGGAGTAAAACTTTATTTTCAAATAGCAAAGAACAACAGGCTCAAGCAACAATAGAGCTTGAAGTTATAGATATATTAAATGGTAAAGTTTGGAGTAAAATAGGGAAAGGAGTAGCCTCGTATGCTTATGATGTAAATTTAGATCTAAGAAATTATGGTTCTTATGGTGGATTAGAGCAAGAAGCATTTACAGCTGCTGTTTTTGATGGTGTTGAAAAGATAATAAAAGAGATGGATAAGTATCCATGGAGTGCGATAATAATTAAAAAGAATGGTAAAAATATTATAATAAATTCAGGGTTAGATGATAATCTTAATTTAGGTACAAATTTAAATGTCTATAAACAGGGGGAACCTGTAATGTATAGAGGGGAACTTTTAGGATATGAGGAAACTATAGTTGGAACAGCTGTAGTGAAATCTTATCTTGGTGAAAATGCAGCTGTTCTTGAATATAAAGGTGTAGATTTTTCATTGCCAGCTGTGGTAAAATTAAAATAAATTAAATAAAAGGAGATACATTATGGAAAAAGATTTTGATATTGTTTTTGTTAAACCTAGAAAATTTGAAGATTGTGTTAAGTGTGTAGAACATATAAAGAAAGATAAAATAGTGCATATTAACCTATTAGATCTAGACTCTAAAGAATCACAAAGGATATTAGATTATATTTCAGGGGCTGTATATATAAAAGGTGGACAGATAGAAAATCCAGGAGAAAGTATTTTTTGTACAATTCCTAAAAATAAAACTTATTTATTTGAATATAAAACAAAAACGGAAAATTATGACGAAGAAGAAGAGATAATTCCAAGTTATAAAAAATAGGAGATAGTGACTAGAAACTTTTAAGTTTTTGGTCACTCTCTTTTCTTACAGCGAGGGTGGAGGTAATTGATGATTAACGAATTTTTAAACAACATATGTAGTGGGACATTTATATTTTTATTAATTGCATGTTTTTTAGCATCTTTTATTGATGCAGTTTCAGGTGGAGGAGGATTAATAAGTTTACCAGCATATTTGGCTTCTGGAATACCACCTCATGTGGCATTAGGAACTAATAAGGTATCAGCATGTATTGCAACTGTTGCTAGTAGTGCTAAATTTGCAACTTCTGGAAAAATAAATTGGACTTTAATGAGAAAAATTGCAATTTTCTCATTTATAGGTGCCTTTTTAGGTGTAAGAACCATACTTTTAGTTGATTCTAAATATTTATATCCAATAACAATAGTACTTTTAGTTACAGTTCTTGGATACACATTAATGAATAAGAAAATGGGTTATGAAAATGAATTTACAGGATTAACAGAGCAAAATATACGTTATGGTAGAATAATGGCTTTTGTAATGGGATTTTATGATGGATTTTTTGGACCTGGAACTGGTTCTTTTTTAATTTTTATGTTAATTAGAATTTTTAAGCTAGATTTTACACATGCAAGTGGAAATGCAAAAATCTTAAATTTAACAAGTAATATAGCAAGTGTTATAATGTTTATTTATTTTAAAAAAGTTAATTATCTTTATTCTGTACCAGTTGGAATTATTATGATGTTAGGGGCATTATTAGGAGCAAAAACTGCAGTATCTAAAGGGACTAAATTTATAAAACCTATGTTCTTGATAGTTACTACAGTTGTGTTATTAAAAATGGTAGCAGAAGCAGTTTTTCATATAGATGTTAGTAATATGATTCAAGATTTCTTCTCATCATTGCTTAGTTAGTATTAGGGGGATAGAAGAGTGAAAATTTTAGTAGTTCGTTTTAAGCAGATAGGAGATTCAATTTTAACAGGGCCACTTTGTTATTCGTTAAAAAAGAGTTTTCCTGATGCACAAGTAGATTATGTTGTATATGATCATATAGCACCATTATTTGAAAAAAATAAATATATTGATAATGTAATTAGTATAACAAAAGAAGAAAGAAAAAATATATTTAAATATATAAAAAAAGTTTGGAGAGTTACTAGAAACAATTATGATATAGTAATAGATGTAATGTCAACACCAAAAAGTGAGCTATTTACACTCTTTTCAAGGAAAAGTAAATATCGAATTGGTCGTGAAAAAAAACATCGAGGTTATACATATACTCATAAAATACCAGAGCCAAAAGATGCAAAGAATAAAGTTGATAAATTTTTAAAAATGTTAAAACCTTTGGAAAAAGAATATAAAATGAAGTATACAGAAGATTTTTCGATAGAAATACCAGAGGAAGAAAAATTATATATGAGAAAAAAAATGGAAGATGTAGGAATTGATTTTAAAAGACCAGTTTTTGCAGTTGCTATTAATTCAAGAGTTGCTGGAAAAGTATATGATATAAATCGTATGATGGAAGTAATAAAGAATATAATAAAATATTTAGATCCTCAGATTGTTTTTTATTACTCACCTAATGAAAAAGAGTTTGCTAAGAAAACTCACGAAGCATTAAATTGGGACAAACATATTTTTTCAAATATTGAAACTAAATCAATTAGAGAATTAGGAATGTTATTATCTAACTGTACTTTATTTTTTGGAAATGAAGGTGGACCAAGACACTTATCACAAAGTGTAGGGATACCAACTTTTACAATATATAGAGCAGGATTTGATATAAAAGAATGGGCATTTCAAGGAGAAAAACATGATGGAGTTGGACCTTTAGATGCTGATGTAAATGCATATAGTTTGCCTGCAGATAAACAAAATGATTTAATAACTCCAGAGCTAGTTATAAAGAAATTTAAAGCTTTTTATAGAAAACTGATAGAAAATAAGGAGGCAAAGTGAAAAAAGAACTTTATAGATATATAAAATTATATCTTGGGTTATTCATTTGTTCTTTAGGAGCTGTAACAGTTTTAAAATCTGATATGGGACTTCCCCCTTGGGATGTCCTACATCAGGGTATATCAAAAGTTACAGGAATTACTATAGGACAAGCAAGTATAAGTATAGGTGTAATTATAGTATTATTAGATGTATTTTTAGGACAACCAATAGGTGTCGGAAGTGTTATAAATTTCATATTTATAGGTTTGTT from Fusobacterium hominis includes the following:
- a CDS encoding patatin-like phospholipase family protein: MKKRYTISIFLILILFSSYLTYGKTLPSTAKEDMEINKLKKQIILLQDKIKQLEEIKHKKIQSNIKDIKIGLALSGGGAKGLAHIGVLKALEELHIKPDYITGTSMGAVVGALYSIGYTPDQIEAILSQNDWDSFVNGTFMQSKIPLEKKVVDKKYMLSIRYDNKFNFSLPKGFGNTQMIYFELKKLLSNVEGITNFNDLPIPLRVIATDLNSGKAVALDSGDLAKAITASIAIPTVFDPVEIDGKLYVDGLITRNFPVIDAINMGADIVIGSDVGNEVKDKKDYNIISVLNQLVTIQSSSSTKEQQELATILITPDILEYSATDLDKGKEFIVLGEEATFEQEALLKDLSCPNYKPNKLPLKSKDIVIKNIEYTHKLSQKDKNIINSILDNAKNRDLTPTQLEEYMMKVYGNDLIDSVYYQIIGDTLYVDANMNPTNSIGVGVNYLTGYGTTFNVGTNITNFGTIGNNSLLNLKVGDYLGVTFKNFIYYGYSNKIGLFANLSYNENPLFLYNGNKKISDSIVKNAMFETGVLTQYNNKLILSYGINTMYTKLRQKTGSLKDSSINYNKNYNGAFVRMSYDTLEEINNHPESGVKGLFEYSWEGSFNKSKSNFYGPTYMLDGFIPINKKFIFQYGFSGGVISGDHNSSKDRYLRIGGTKGNFKQREFAFYGLAFQQKLVDQFFIGKLGLEYKIQPNLYLSGHWNIGTFNEVGIPSYPEKKELWQDYLQGVGIALTYESLFGPIAFSISKNNDHGDFLSQISIGYVLE
- a CDS encoding 5'-methylthioadenosine/adenosylhomocysteine nucleosidase — translated: MIIGIIGAMNEEIIELKSVMKEISEENIGNLLFYKGILEGKNVVLVESGIGKVNAAICATIMKEHFDVDKILFTGVAGGVNPDINIGDIVIGEDLVEHDVDCTTFGYELGQIPRMKTLSFKGDDNLVAIAYDTAVEKFGNSKVWKGRIVSGDQFIASNEKIKWLRDTFNAYCTEMEGASVAHVCYTLNVPFVIIRAISDKANHEANVDYGEFVKVAAKNSKTIVEGILRKI
- a CDS encoding bifunctional folylpolyglutamate synthase/dihydrofolate synthase, which gives rise to MDMNSLLDELYSYSMHGIKLGLENIKVLCESLGNPQNDYKIVHIAGTNGKGSTASTLSTILLEAGYKVGKYTSPHILKFNERIRFGNNDISDENIVKYYEILKNVIKKTGIKPTFFEVTTAMMFKYFSDMKADYVVLETGMGGRFDATNIADADICIITNVSFDHMEYLGDTIYKIAKEKAGIIKKCENVIIADNNSEFLKAIYEVCKDPINVLEKYKKSTSTLNFEDFTTEITIDNNRYKFSLFGNYQVKNFLCAYEAAKLLSIDENIIKQAANKVVWQCRFEKINDNPLVVLDGAHNIDGMKELVQIVKQKYLPTEVVAIASILKDKEVKAMLKLLKSTANNIILTSLEENQRGLSGNELLTYTDDKDGFLVENDILKAFDLAKKMSKKLIIVCGSFYTLSKFKEAIYEKKI
- the hprK gene encoding HPr(Ser) kinase/phosphatase translates to MNRLQVYNENVTLRDIVTHLNLDVIYEGNLDLKIKIPSIYQIGYELIGFFEVGEELTTYIHIYGRKESRYLARFTPEEREKIFDNYFKYGFPALIITNESIIFPEMIECAKKHNKTVLKSHMRTSATIREAKFFLSKELAQEKMLDGYVCLDVMGIGILITGYEDAKLGVTIELLERGHRLITDNHLIIKRMAENDLEGYNFFDKSTMDSHFFLDNPKDGSKIDVTTLFGIKATRKMKRIDMLIVLEEWDEKKFYDRLGLDEVTEEFLGENIPKLTIPVRKGRNLAIIVETAALNYRLKAMGLNSARYFMKQSQMLIMKNKKKQGERNMNGDKLLSVMQLKRQFNLKVLSGEDRLEETYIKTTSIHRPSLALAGYVENYKDEAYNGVQIFSKAEFKYLDTLPEEMRIKNISNYLQFKLPVLVLTADVEVPSYFLNLVKENNTILCRSSYKKASQVIANFNSFLETYFTPSISVHGVFVELYGFGVLLTGKSGVGKSETALELIHRGHRLIADDLVKFVKDTSGDIMGTAANLPYFMEIRGLGIIDIKTLYGLGAVRINKKLDIVIELKEQEREDVYLTAVDYQTSSTEIIGKDVPKMVLYISSGRNAAAMVEIAVMNLMATKLGHDPEKLYKEGLKRMTEEEREVLGVDGEES
- a CDS encoding DHH family phosphoesterase, whose translation is MNSFQEIKEQIDNSKSIIVTAHINPDGDAIGAGLAMTLALKKYGKDVRFVLQDKNPDTTNFLQGIELVEKYDKNKSYENDLTICVDCATKERLGETQSLLENKKSINFDHHISNTLYADLNCVKNISSTSELVYNFLKDSDMELDKSIGEALYTGLVNDTGNFQHDNVTENTFKMAADLKKLGIKNSKIVREFMNTKTLAAIKLMGKAMFDMKFDENKKLAYYFMTREDLDMYNGRKEDTEGIVEKLLSLDKAEVSLFLREDTKGVIKGSMRSKHDIDVNKIAAIFNGGGHTKAAGFTSNFTGDKIIEIVLENL
- a CDS encoding CsgG/HfaB family protein; translated protein: MKKLVFFILLCICLIGCNRLESKVERNNKLNKIKNYDISKENISPRRRIAIGNIKNYSRFGTQRTDTIVKNILVAELSKTGRFNILKRSELNSILEELAFSKTYSLNDIVAKQKFLNADYIITGDVIKYEINTLGSKTLFSNSKEQQAQATIELEVIDILNGKVWSKIGKGVASYAYDVNLDLRNYGSYGGLEQEAFTAAVFDGVEKIIKEMDKYPWSAIIIKKNGKNIIINSGLDDNLNLGTNLNVYKQGEPVMYRGELLGYEETIVGTAVVKSYLGENAAVLEYKGVDFSLPAVVKLK
- a CDS encoding cell division protein SepF, which translates into the protein MEKDFDIVFVKPRKFEDCVKCVEHIKKDKIVHINLLDLDSKESQRILDYISGAVYIKGGQIENPGESIFCTIPKNKTYLFEYKTKTENYDEEEEIIPSYKK
- a CDS encoding sulfite exporter TauE/SafE family protein, with translation MINEFLNNICSGTFIFLLIACFLASFIDAVSGGGGLISLPAYLASGIPPHVALGTNKVSACIATVASSAKFATSGKINWTLMRKIAIFSFIGAFLGVRTILLVDSKYLYPITIVLLVTVLGYTLMNKKMGYENEFTGLTEQNIRYGRIMAFVMGFYDGFFGPGTGSFLIFMLIRIFKLDFTHASGNAKILNLTSNIASVIMFIYFKKVNYLYSVPVGIIMMLGALLGAKTAVSKGTKFIKPMFLIVTTVVLLKMVAEAVFHIDVSNMIQDFFSSLLS
- a CDS encoding glycosyltransferase family 9 protein, with the translated sequence MKILVVRFKQIGDSILTGPLCYSLKKSFPDAQVDYVVYDHIAPLFEKNKYIDNVISITKEERKNIFKYIKKVWRVTRNNYDIVIDVMSTPKSELFTLFSRKSKYRIGREKKHRGYTYTHKIPEPKDAKNKVDKFLKMLKPLEKEYKMKYTEDFSIEIPEEEKLYMRKKMEDVGIDFKRPVFAVAINSRVAGKVYDINRMMEVIKNIIKYLDPQIVFYYSPNEKEFAKKTHEALNWDKHIFSNIETKSIRELGMLLSNCTLFFGNEGGPRHLSQSVGIPTFTIYRAGFDIKEWAFQGEKHDGVGPLDADVNAYSLPADKQNDLITPELVIKKFKAFYRKLIENKEAK